GTCTGAAAGAGTACCTGAGCTTAAAAAAGCGGTTCCTGCTGCGAGTGCTAAAGTTTTTAAAATGGTCATACTATTTATTTTATGGGTTATCTGCTGTAATATTGAACTTGCATCTCTTTTGGGTATTTCACTTCATATGAAAAGCTTATTTTGTCTGAGCTTCCTGAACTTATATTTTTATTCCAGAGAATACTCCCTGTTTTTTCATCAAAGCTGCCTCCTCCAGAATCCGTTGGCTTTACCATAATTTTTGAATTTTCACTGATTGGGAGCTGGTCAAGAACTTCAAGTTCAATAGTTTCTTTTGTATTATTTCTGATGCTGATCTGATAGGATTCTGTTTCCCATTTATTGGAGTTCATGGATTTTTGAGAAGTTCTGTCTTCCAGTTTTATCCTTTTTACCGCAATTCTTTCATCTACCCCAAGAGAGATCGGAAATTCATCTTTGACATAATTGCTGGTAATATTTGTTTTTCCTATATAATTATCTTCAAAATAGATATTGGCTTCCCCATTGATGAGATTGAGACTCTGCCAGCTCTTTACAAAAGCCATCAGGAATACCTGGTTATTGATTTTCGGAACTGTATGGTATTTATAAGCAGCTTCAATCTGTTTTTTATCCAGAATAACATATTGTTCCTTTTCCTGGCTTATAATGGTTTGATTATAATTCAATTCATAGATCACATTCATCTGGCGGTCAGAAACTGTAGCTACCGGAATCTGGCTTGGTTTTACAGCTATATCTTCTCTCATCTGATATGCATTGGCTGCTGAAATTTCCTTTTTAGATTTGTACCCCGCTATTTCCATCTGAGAGTTATACAGCGTGTATTCAGCTACATAAAGCGGAGACAAAATAGGTCTGTCCTGATTATATGAAGGTCTGTAAGTAGAGACAAAAAGCTTCACATTTTTCCAGTCCTGTCCTGTGTTCTGGTAAATTCTACCTTTATAGACCATCTCAAGAGGTTTTTTTACAGACTGTGCACGCAGATCATAAGAAGGAACCCATCCTGCATCAGAAACGATATAACTTATTCCAAGATTCAGGTTGGTTTCATTATCTGCAAGAATTTCAAGAAGAAGCTCTTTGCGATTGGTATTTTTATGAGTTTGCTCTTCTATGGATTGCTTGTCAAATTTTGCAATAGATTCATCTATAACTTCTTTCTGTTCTTTCAGAAGAAAAACCTGATTGTCGATTTCCAGCATTCTCTTTCTGTAAAATTCTGTAAGCTTAATCAGCTGTTCCTGTGGCGTAGATTTATCGTTTGTAGAAACTTTTAAATTGTCATTGATAATATTCTGTTCTCCCGTCAGGGTTTTGATCTGTATATTCAGCAGGTCGACTTGTCTTTGAAGCTTTTTTGTTTCCTGCGCGATCTTCTTTTCACGGTCTGAAAGCTCATCATTTTTCAAAAAATTACTTTGGGGAGTAATAGAAAGAAGCGTTGTATTTTTCTCAAGATTGATTTTATAGGTATTCTCATCCAGATTATTGGGAAGGTTGACAATCTTTACGGTATTTCTTCCTTTCTGAAGGTTTACACTGGTCGTTCCAAGGACTTTTGCCCCCTGAAGATAGACAGTCGCCTGTTTTACTTCAATTTCTTTTTTGATTTCCTGTGCTTTCAGTAAAGTGACGGAAAACATGATTAATAGTAAAAAGTAACGTTTCATCGTTTGTTATTTTAAATTCCTGAAGTAAAATTATTCCTATTTAAGGTTGAAAATCGGGCAACTTGGTGAAGTGGCAGTTTGACTTGGTGAGAGTGGGAGCGGGTGAAAAAATAAAAACAGCTCCGTTGAGAGCTGTGTTTTTAAATCTGTTATTTTAAAGGATTTCGTATCTTGTTTTGATACTGTATTTAAGTTTAATATTTTCAATGTTATCAAAAGAATAGTCTACCGGGGTATCTGCCATTTCCATCTGTACGCTGTTCATTCTGGTTTTATAGGCTGCCGGCATTATCATATCGCTGGTATAATCTTCGATCTCTACAATTTCAAGAGCATTTCCTGTTTTTTTACCCATACTTTCCAGCAGATAATCAGCTTTTTCCTTTGCTGCTTTCAATGCATTGATCTTTACTGTTTTTCTAAAGTCAGCAATTCTGGTGTTTTTGATTTCTGCGATGTTCAGACTGCTTACCCATTTTTGGTTCAGGTCTTCAAATATTTTGCTAAGACTTGATTTTGTGCTGGCTTTAAATTGATAATTCTTTGAAAACTTAGCCGTTTTGGAATATAAATTCTGATACATCGACTTGAATTTGATATCCTCGTTCTTTACCCCAGCATTTTTTAAAATTTCAAATAATTTCTTTTCATTATCCGCCAGATCGTTTTTGTTATCCGCTTTTATCCCGATACTGAAGATGATTTCGTCCGGTTCTACTTCCATTTCGGCAACACCCGTTACTTCAATTGCGTTTTTCTTTACTTCCTGAGCATTTACAAAGCTCCCTAACGTTAAGACTCCGATTAATAAAAAATGTTTTAATTTCATAATTTCTTGTTTTAAATTCTGAAGTAAAATTACGCAGATCTGAAGCTGGAAATTGGGAGACTTGGTGAAATGAAGCTTTCACTTGGTGAATAGTTTTTGCGCAGATATATATATGTATATCTTTGCTTTATGAAAATGTTCAGACTTTTTATAATCTTTGTATTGGTAGTTTGGGGAAATAAGATGTTTTCCCAAAATACTAATAATCCTTCCAATGCTACTGTGGAGGAAGTTCAGGTAGAAACTAAGAAGTTGCAGAAAGCCATTGATAATCAAGATGAGCCGGCGCAGGCAGGTTCTTATTATAATATTGGAGAAACATTTTTCAATAGCGGAAATTTTTCAAAGAGTGAAGAATATTATACGAAAGCCAAAAAGCTGTATGAAAAGCTTAATGATAAATTCAATATTGAAAAAGCTACCCGAAGATTAGCCCAGTCACAGGAAAAACAGAATAAAATTTCTCCGGCTATCAGCAATTACAGTACGGCAGCACAGATGGGCTATAGTAAAAAAAGCAAAGCTGTGAACTCCAATGACGTAGCAAGGCTTTCTTCTCCTGCACCGGAAGTAAAGGCAGAAGCCATCCAGAATAATATCAACCTGAGTACAAAAGAAAGCGAACAGGCCGGACTGGCAGAAAGCTACAGCCAGCTGGCAGACGTCAATATACAGCAGAAAGATGTTTCTAAGGCAGAAATGAATCTGAATAATGCCTATAAGATTTCAAAAAAGGAAGCTCCGCAGCAGGCGCTTGCAATTAATCAGAAACTGGCTGATCTCTACGTAGAAAACCGAAATTTTGACAAAGCTATTGAAGCCAAAAAGAAAGTTCTGAAAGAAGACTTTGTGAAAGAAAATTCACAGGAGAAAGTCAACCAGATTCAGGAGCTTGCTGATATTTATATAAAGAAGAATGATCCGCAGGAAGCCGTTACTTTATTGAAAAATGCCTATGGAATTGCGTTGGAAAAAGGACATACTCTGGAGGCTCAGAGAAGTGTGAAAAAGCTGGACAGTCTGTATGCTATCTCTGGAAACACAAATGCTTCGGTACAGCTGTACAGAGACTTCCTGGGAAAACTTCCCAATCTGGTTTCGAAAGACAGAAGCCTTGTAGATAATAAAGTTCTTGAAGACACAGAACAGCGTATTTCGCAGCTGGAAAAGGAAAAAGAACTGAAAGACGAGCTCATCCGTAAGAAAAATGTTTTTAATTATGGTTTGATAGGAGCTTTGATTATTTTAACAGGGTTGATTATTTTTATTTTCAGAACTCTGAAGAAAGTTCAGATTAAGAATAAAAAAATTGCCCTTCAGTCGCTTCGGAGAGAGATGAATCCGCATTTTATTTTTAACAGCCTAAATAGTGTCAATCATTTTATTGCAACCAATAATGAACTGGAAGCCAATCAGTACCTCACAAAATTTTCCAAGCTAATGCGTGGTGTCATGGAAAATTCTGCTGATGATTTTATCCCTTTTCAGCAGGAACTGGATCTTCTCCAGAACTATCTTGCTTTGGAAAAAACACGTTTTGCAGATAAATTTGATTACGAAATTGAGGTAGATGAAAATCTGAACCTGCAAAGTCAGCAGATTCCCGGAATGCTTATACAGCCATTTCTGGAGAATGCAATTTGGCATGGACTCCGCTATAGAACCGAAAAAGGATTGTTGAAATTAAGCTTTGAAAAAGATAAACAATCTCTGAAGATTGTCGTCGAAGACAACGGAATAGGAATTGAGGAAAGTAAAAAGCAGAAAACCACACATCAGAAGACAAGAGAAGGACGTGGAATGAAAAATACACTCGAAAGAATCCAGCTGCTGAATGATCTTTACAAAAAAGATATTACCTGTTCTATAAAAGATATGAAAGAGAGTAGTGGTGTTTTGGTCACTCTCAAAATGAATCTGGTGTAAGCATAGAAAGATTGTATTGATTCTGAAATGAATGATCAGTTTCAATCAGACTCAGAATATAAAAGGAAGTTCGGCAAATAAAAGATAAATTTTAGCGTTTAAAAACAGTAATAATTTATATCTGAACAATGAACGGCTAGTTATTACCCGAAGAGTTCAAAAGTTTTTGGTTTTTTATCTGTGATCTGTTTTTCTGTAACCAAACCGAAACATAGATTGTCTAGATAATGAAGATATTCATCAAAAACTAATCAAAACTATGAACAAATCTGTAAAATTTGAAGACACTAAAGTTAACGTAAAGATTATTCTGGCAGGGCTGTGGGCTTCAGTTACGTTATGTTATTTATATGGCGACTATTTTGAACTGTATACTCCTGGAAAAGCGTGGGGACTTCTAGAAGGTGAAAATTTATTGAATTCTCCCTTAAAGTTACTTACAGCCTCAGCAATTCTGGCAATACCAGCAGCAATGGTATTTCTTTCCCTTATTTTAAAACCGGTGATCAACAGGTTCCTTAATATTGTGTTTGGAATATTTTTCACGCTGATCATGCTGTTTATCGGTATATCCTCTTTTTCGGACTGGTATTTGTTTTATATTTTTCTCGCAGCATTGGAGTGTATTATAACGATCATGATTGTAAAGTACGCCTGGCAATGGAAGAAAATATAAGATCAGAAAATTTAGAAAGTCTTAGAGTAAGATTGTACTACTGATCAAATATTCCTAATTTGCACCTGCAATCTGCTACCTAATATCTGATCGTAATGAAAATAAAAGCCGTAATTGTAGACGATGAAATCATAGCCCGGGAAGTTTTGAGAAGCTATCTTACGAAATACTGTCCACAGGTTGAAATTCTTGGTGAAGCCGAAAATATTAAAGATGCAGTTCCGTTGATTGCCGAAAAGCAGCCACAGCTGGTGTTTCTGGATGTAGAGATGCCTTTTGGAAATGCTTTTGATGTATTGGAAGCTACCAAAGATTTTTCCTACGAAACTATTTTCATTACCGCTTTTTCTCAATATTCTCTACAGGCCTTAAATAAGTCAGCCAGTTATTATATTTTAAAACCAATTGATATTCAGGAGTTGATACTGGCAGTGAACAAAGTCGCTGAGAGTCTGGAGAAAAAAGATGAACTTAACCGGAATAAAATCCTGCTTGAAAACTTAAAACTAAAGCCGGAAAAGCAACAGCTTATCCTTCCCACTTTACAAGGGTTTGATGTGGTAAAAACGGAAGATATTCTGAGACTTCAGGCTGATGGGAACTTTACGCAGGTATATCTTACAGACGGTTCAAAGAAAATGGTATGCCGTTTTCTGAAACACTTTGATGATCTTTTAGAAAGCCCTTTCGTAAGAGTTCACCGTTCCCATATCATCAATACAGCTTTTGTTAAATCATATCATAAAAGTGGAACCGTAATGCTTGCTGACGATACGGAAATAGAAGTTTCAGGCAGTTTTAAAGATGGGTTTCTAAAAGTATTTTCATAGACTTTTTTGTTTTTTAACATCTTAAAGGCATTATTTTTGAAGCTCTTATAACAGTCATACCAAAACTTTCTGTTATGAAAACCATTCACAAAATCATACTTCCTGTTTCATTGGGAGCACTGGGACTAATCCTTTTCAACTCCTATTCTGTAAGAATTCCCCGGGGTGCTGTAGCAGTTAAGAATTTCGATGCTAAAAAATATCTCGGAAGATGGTACGAGATAGCCCGTTTCAATTACAGGTTCGAAAAAAATATGGATAATGTTACCGCAGAATATTCCGAAAATCCGGATGGTACTATCCAGGTAAGAAATAAAGGGTACAACTACCTCAAAAAAATCTGGGATGAGGCCATTGGAGAAGCACAGTTTGTAAAAGATAAAACTGAAGCCAGATTGAAAGTTTCATTTTTCAAACCGATCTGGGCAGGTTATAATGTTATTGATATTGATGAAGACTATCAATATGCCCTTGTAGCAGGAAGCAGTTTAAAATATATGTGGATCTTATCCCGAAGGACCAATATCCCCGAAAGCATCAGACAGCGTTTCCTGGAAAAAGCTAGAAAAATTGGATACAATACAAAAGAACTGATCTGGGTGAAGCATGATAGATAAAATGAAAGGGCAAAAGCACCCTTTCATCATTAGTTTTTTTAACTTCTGATATATTCTTTCCATTCCTCAAAACGGTGATCAATCACCAGTTTCATGAGATCATAGTTTTCGTAGGTATCTTCGATATGATAAAAAGTTTCATACTCGTAGTCGTTTTCCTCTGCCTTACCATCAAAAATATTAACGAAGTCGTCAGCAAATGAGCTATATCTGTTTCCAAAATCGGTGTCATCTGCATAATAATCTTTTGCAAAGCTATTTCCCAGATCATTCAGGTCATGCTCAGCAAATTTCCCGTCACAGCAGTCCATTATAAATTCCGCACCTGTTACCTCTCTTCGTTTCAGCTGTTCAATTTCTTCCCCTGCATCCTCTTTCATTTCATCGGAAATAAGATCGTTATTAACACACCAGTTCAGGAACATACCCGTATGTGTAGCTCCGTTTTTCTGAGGAAGTCCTTCCGGGAAATCACCACCATAATGCCATGAAGCATCATCATATTTAGACATAATTTTAAATTATAGTTTTAAACAATTTTATCCAAAAATAGAAAAAATCATTTTATGTTGCCGCAGCCACCTATTTTTCCGTCATTTGCAGAGAATTTTTTTCAACAAATTGATATATGGAAAAAGCTGTTCTTATCACCATCGGTGACGAAATCCTTTCCGGGAATACTATAGATACCAATTCTAATTTTATTGCCTCTGAACTAAAGAATATTGGCATAAAAGTTTCGCAAATCTTTACAATTTCAGACGAAATTGAGACTATCAAAAATACATTGAGCACCGCATTCGAATTGGGAGACCTTATTATTACAACGGGAGGACTGGGGCCTACCAGAGATGATAAAACAAAAAAAGCGCTGGCAGAATTTTTTAATGATGAAATAGCGCTGGATGAGGTCACTTTTAACCATCTGAAAGGATATATGGAAAGAAGGGGACGTGCTGATATTCTGGAAAGAAACAGAGAACAGGCATTTGTACCTACAAAATCTTTGGTTTTTCAAAACCATTATGGAACAGCACCATGCATGATGATGGAACAGGATGGGAAACTGTGCTACAGTCTTCCCGGAGTTCCTTACGAAGTGAAACCATTGATCAAAGATCAGATTATTCCTTACTTGCAGGAAAAATTTAACCTTCAATATATCCATACCAGAATTGTATCCGTAGTGGGAATTCCCGAAAGTATTCTTGCAGATACCATTGAAAACTGGGAACTTGCACTTCCTGAAAATCTGGCATTATCTTATCTTCCTGTAGGAACAAGAGTTAAGCTGAGGATTACAGCATCAGGAGATAATGAAGCTGCTTTAGAGCAGCAGGTGGAAAATGAAATTCAGCAGCTGCTTCCTTTATTAGGGGACCATGTTATAGCGGTAACAGAAGATAAAATAGAAAATATTCTGGCAGAAATACTTACTGAAAGAAAGCTGACCATTTCTACAGCAGAAAGTTGTACAGGAGGAGAGTTGGCGAAAATGATCACTTCCGTTGCCGGGAGTTCAAAATACTTTCTTGGCGGTATAGTCCCTTATGCGACAGAGAGAAAAATAAAAATTTTAAATGTTTCCAAAGAAACCGTAGATCAGTTTACCGTAGTCAGTGAGCAGGTAGCGCAGGAAATGGCAAAAGGTTGTCAGGAGTTGTTTGAAACCAATATTTCTCTTTCTACCACTGGTGTTGCAGGACCGGGAAAAGGGGAGGATGGCAATGATGTGGGAACGGTTTTTTATACCATAAGAATCAATGATCAGGCAGTGACGTCAAAATTATATATGCCTCATCTGGAAAGACTGGACTTTATGCATTTCGTTTCTCAAAAAGTGATTCAGGATCTTGTGAGTCTTTTGGTAAATCCTTAGATTATTTTTTTCTTTTTTAATTTTTTTTTAATTAATTTTAATACGCTTTTTCACACTTTTTGAGAATCATTCATTAAAATTTAAAATAGTGGAAAATTCCAAACAGATTTTTCAGACCAACAACAAGAAACGCTGGAAAAGCGTACAGTGGAGCAGCCGTTTTTTTATCTTTATTGCGGCTTTACTTTTTCTTGCTTTAGGGCTGATGATGACCCTGGACAGAAGTCCTAAAATTCCTTTTAAGGAAGACTATAAAGCAGTAATTACTGCCAATAAACCTTATCTTCAGGAGAATAAGATTTCCAAAGAATATAAAGGATTCAGAAACTTCATTTCTGAAAAAAATATACATACAAGTCTTGCCAAAATAGAAAAGGCGAGAGAAGAAAGATATAAAAATCAAAACAGAAACTGGGCTCAGTTTCCCGGAGGTATCCGTTCTGCATTCTATGTAGCATGGGATCCTCAGTCTCTGATGTCTTTAAAAAGAAATATCAGACACGTTAATCTTGTTTTTCCGGAATGGTTTTTCATTGATCCCAAAACAGGAGATCTGAAAACAAATGTAGATCCCGAAGGATATAAGGTCATCAAAAGAACGGGAGTTGCCGCAATGCCGATGCTGAGTAATAACTCAGACAGAGAATTCCGTTCTGAAGGATTGGTAAAAGTACTTAACGATCCGAAAAGAAGAACCGCCCTGATTCAAAAAATTACCCAGCAGTGTAAAAAATACCACTTCAAAGGAATCAATATTGACTTTGAAGATATGAATCTGAATTCTGATGACAACCTGATTGCCTTTATGAAAGAACTTTCTGAGACTTTCAAACAGAATCAGCTGCTGGTAACCATGGATATTATGACGGATAATGATGATTACAACATTCCCAGATTAGATCCTTATGTAGATTACTTTGTTCTGATGGCTTACGATGAGTATTCCGCGGGAAGTGATGCCGGCCCTGTTTCTTCACAGAAATGGATAGAAGCTCAAACCGGTAAAATAGTGAAACAGACTTCTCCTCACAAGATTATTCTTGGGTTGGGAGCTTATGGCTATGACTGGAGCTCCAATAAAGATGACAATACTTCTGTGACCTACATGCAGGCGATTACAAAAGCCAGTGCTAGCAAAGCGGTTATTGATTTTAATGACAATACTTTTAACCTTAATTATTCCTATACGGATTCTAAAAATCTGACGCATACTGTATTCTTCAACGATGCCGCTTCTATCTTTAATACGATGCGCTTCTCATCAGAATATCCTTTGGCGGGAACTGCACTTTGGAGACTGGGGAGTGAAGACAGCAGAGTCTGGAATTTCTATGATAAAGATCTTACTTCTGCAGGTCTTTCCAAGCTGAATTTAAAAACGCTGGAAAATGTAAAAGGGCAGACGATGGTGGATTATATAGGAGACGGGGAAGTACTGGATGTTCTGAATACTCCTCACGATGGAAAAATCAAATTGGAGATTGATCCCAAAGAGAAAATTATTACAGACGAGAATTATATTACCTATCCAAGTTCTTACGAAGTAAAAAAATATGGAAGTGCCCCTCAAAAAGAATTGGTACTGACCTTCGACGACGGACCGGATGAAACTTATACCCCGCAGGTGCTGGATATATTATCTAAATACCATGTGCCTGCTGCTTTCTTTCTGGTGGGTTTAAATGCAGAAAAGAACCTTCCGCTTGTCAAAAGAATTTACCGTGAAGGACATGAAATAGGAAACCATACATTCACGCATGAAAATGTGGCTAAAGTAAGCCCGCAGAGAGCTTTACTTGAAATGAAACTTACAAGATTACTGATTGAATGTATCACCGGACACAGTACAATTCTATTCAGAGCACCTTATAATGCGGATTCTGAACCTACTACTTCAGAAGAGATCATTCCGGTTGCACTGGCAAGACAGCAGAATTATCTGGATATCGGTGAAAGTATTGATCCCGAAGACTGGCAGCCGGGTATCAAAGCCGATGAAATTATAAAACGTGTCATGGCGGGTATCAAGCAGCAGAGAGGAAACATCATTCTTCTTCATGATGCAGGAGGTGATACAAGAGAAGAAACGGTGAAGGCTTTAAAAGTTTTAATTCCTACTCTACAGAAGCAGGGATATCACTTTACTAATCTTAGAAGTATTCTTCATAAAAGTAAAAACGAGCTTATGCCTGAAGTTCCCAAAACGAGATCTTATTATGTGATGCAGCTGAATCTGGTATTGGCTACAGCAATTTATGGAATAAGCCATTTTCTGGTTGCTTTGTTTACCATTTTCATTGTATTAGGACTGATAAGACTTTTATTAATGGCTTACTGGGCTTTTAAAGAAAGAAAAAAAGAAAAAAAACTAAGCGAGTTTCCAATCCTGGAATCTTATCCTAAGGTCTCCATTATTGTTCCCGCTTACAATGAAGAAGTAAATATTGTTTCTTCCCTGCATAATCTGTTGAAGCAGACCTACCCGAATTTTAACATCATTATGGTAGATGACGGTAGTAAGGATTCTACCTATGCCAAGGCAAAAGAAGCATTCCCGGATCATCCGAAACTGAAAATTTTCTCCAAAGTAAACGGAGGAAAAGCAACAGCTTTAAATTTCGGTATCTCGCAGACCGATGCAGAATATGTTGTATGTATAGATGCAGACACCAAATTACAGCAGGATGCCGTGAAATATCTTATAGCAAGGTTTTTAAATTCAGGTCCTGAAGAAAAAATAGCTGCAGTAGCAGGAAATGTGAAAGTAGGAAATACAGTGAACTGGCTTACAAGATGGCAGGCAATAGAATATACGACAAGTCAGAATTTTGACAGGCTGGCTTACGCACATATTAATGCGATTACAGTAATTCCGGGCGCTATCGGAGCATTTAAAAGATCTGTAGTTCTTCAGGTCGGTGGATACTCATCGGATACTTTGGCTGAAGACTGTGATGTTACAGTGAAAATATTGAGAGAAGGATATACGATTGCTAACGAAAATAAAGCAATTGCCGTCACTGAGGCGCCTGAAACCGTTAAACAGTTTTTAAAACAGCGTTTCCGATGGACCTATGGTATCATGCAGATGTTCTGGAAACAGAAACAGACTTTCCTTAACCCCAAATATAAAGGATTGGGCCTTTGGGCAATGCCGAATATTTTATTATTCCAATATATCATACCATTTTTCTCGCCGCTGGCAGATGTGATCATGTTTTTTGGAATCCTGTCCGGAAACGGAAGTAAAATATTTACCTATTATCTGATATTTCTTTTGGTAGATGCTTCCCTGGCTTTAATAGCCTTTATTATGCAAAGGGAAAAAATCACCAATCTTGTGTATATCATTCCGCAGAGATTCGGGTATAGATGGCTGATGTATATTGTATTATTTAAAAGTTTAAGAAAAGCACTGAAAGGCGAAATGCAGTCTTGGGGATTCCTGAAAAGAACAGGAAATGTAAAAGAGATAGCAGCTTCTTAATATTTGTTTAAATTTGTTTCTCTAAAAAGTAACAAATAGTTAATTAACTATACCTATTATATAAATTGTTATCATAATGAAAAAAATAACGCTTTCTTTGTTTTTAATAGCAGGGATCTGTACTCAGAATACGATGAGCGCACAAGCAAAAACGGTAAAAACCGCAGTTAATAACGCAGACAAAGGCTTAGACCTTAGCTTGATGGACACTTCAGTACGTCCACAGGATGATTTTTATAACTATGTAAGCGGAACCTGGATGAAGACCGCTAAAATCCCATCTGACAAACCAACTTGGGGAAGCTTCAACAAACTGGCTGAAGATACGGATAACAATTCCATGACCATCCTGAATTCTCTTCTGAAAGACAAATTTGCTGACGGAAGTGAGGGGAAAAAGATTCAGGATCTATACGCTACTTACATGAACATGGAGAAGAGAAATGCTGACGGAATCAAGCCTATTCAGGAAAATCTGAATAAGATTGATGCGATTAAAAATATGGCTGATCTTCAGACTTACCTGGCTTCTGTAACAAAAGAAGGTGAAAACGTTTTCTACGGATGGGGAGTGGATGCAGACCTTAAAGATTCTAAAATGAATGCCGTTTACTTAGGAAATGCTTCTTTAGGTTTAGGAAGAGATTACTATCAGAAAGTAAACGAGAAAAATACAGAAGCAATTGCTGAATATCAGAAGTATGTAGCTTCAATGCTAAAAGAATTAGGATACAAAAATGCTGATGAAGCAGCAAAAGGTATCGTGAACTATGAAAAAAGCATTGCAAATACGTATCTGACAAACGAGCAGAGCCGTGATAATACGCTTCAGTACAATCCTAAGACGATGGCTGAACTTTCCACTTTGGTAAAAGGTGTTGACCTTCCTGGTTACCTTAAAAAAGTAGGAGTAAATACAGATAAAGTAATTATCAGTGAATTAGGATTCTATAAGAATTTTGATAAATTGGTAAATGCTCAGAATCTTCCGGTGATCAAGGATTATCTGAAATTCCACATGATCCACGGAAGTGCTTCTTATCTAAGTGAAAACTTAGGAAATATGAAGTTTGCTTTCTATGGTAAATACCTTAGAGGACAGCAGGAGCAAAGGGCGCTTAACAAAAGAGGTTTTGAGTTGATCAACGGTTCTTTGGGAGAAGCTTTCGGAAAATTATATGTTGAAAAATATTTCCCTGCCGAAGCAAAAGCTCAGATGGTTGAACTGATCGACTACTTAAAGAAAAGTTTCGCAGTTCATATCAATAATTTAGCATGGATGTCTTCAACGACTAAGGAAAAGGCAATGCAGAAACTGAATAAGTTTACTGTAAAAGTTGCTTATCCTGATAAATGGAAAGACTACTCAAAATTGGTAATTCTTCCTGAAGCTAAAGGTGGTACATTGTACAAAAACCTTCAGAACATCGGTGAATGGCAGTACAATAAAGATTTAGCTAAAATCGGTAAACCAGTTGATAAAACAGAATGGGGTATGACTCCACAAACTGTAAATGCATATTACAACCCGGTAAATAACGAGATTGTATTCCCTGCAGCGATTCTTCAGCCGCCATTCTTTAATCCAAAGGCTGATGCAGCGGTAAACTTTGGTGGAATTGGTGCCGTAATCGGTCACGAAATGAGCCACGGGTTTGATGATTCAGGGGCACAGTTTGACGCAGATGGTAACTTAGTTGACTGGTGGACTCCGGAAGACAAAGCTAACTTCGAAAAAGCTACAAAAG
This genomic window from Chryseobacterium sp. MEBOG06 contains:
- a CDS encoding CinA family nicotinamide mononucleotide deamidase-related protein, which produces MEKAVLITIGDEILSGNTIDTNSNFIASELKNIGIKVSQIFTISDEIETIKNTLSTAFELGDLIITTGGLGPTRDDKTKKALAEFFNDEIALDEVTFNHLKGYMERRGRADILERNREQAFVPTKSLVFQNHYGTAPCMMMEQDGKLCYSLPGVPYEVKPLIKDQIIPYLQEKFNLQYIHTRIVSVVGIPESILADTIENWELALPENLALSYLPVGTRVKLRITASGDNEAALEQQVENEIQQLLPLLGDHVIAVTEDKIENILAEILTERKLTISTAESCTGGELAKMITSVAGSSKYFLGGIVPYATERKIKILNVSKETVDQFTVVSEQVAQEMAKGCQELFETNISLSTTGVAGPGKGEDGNDVGTVFYTIRINDQAVTSKLYMPHLERLDFMHFVSQKVIQDLVSLLVNP
- a CDS encoding polysaccharide deacetylase family protein, coding for MENSKQIFQTNNKKRWKSVQWSSRFFIFIAALLFLALGLMMTLDRSPKIPFKEDYKAVITANKPYLQENKISKEYKGFRNFISEKNIHTSLAKIEKAREERYKNQNRNWAQFPGGIRSAFYVAWDPQSLMSLKRNIRHVNLVFPEWFFIDPKTGDLKTNVDPEGYKVIKRTGVAAMPMLSNNSDREFRSEGLVKVLNDPKRRTALIQKITQQCKKYHFKGINIDFEDMNLNSDDNLIAFMKELSETFKQNQLLVTMDIMTDNDDYNIPRLDPYVDYFVLMAYDEYSAGSDAGPVSSQKWIEAQTGKIVKQTSPHKIILGLGAYGYDWSSNKDDNTSVTYMQAITKASASKAVIDFNDNTFNLNYSYTDSKNLTHTVFFNDAASIFNTMRFSSEYPLAGTALWRLGSEDSRVWNFYDKDLTSAGLSKLNLKTLENVKGQTMVDYIGDGEVLDVLNTPHDGKIKLEIDPKEKIITDENYITYPSSYEVKKYGSAPQKELVLTFDDGPDETYTPQVLDILSKYHVPAAFFLVGLNAEKNLPLVKRIYREGHEIGNHTFTHENVAKVSPQRALLEMKLTRLLIECITGHSTILFRAPYNADSEPTTSEEIIPVALARQQNYLDIGESIDPEDWQPGIKADEIIKRVMAGIKQQRGNIILLHDAGGDTREETVKALKVLIPTLQKQGYHFTNLRSILHKSKNELMPEVPKTRSYYVMQLNLVLATAIYGISHFLVALFTIFIVLGLIRLLLMAYWAFKERKKEKKLSEFPILESYPKVSIIVPAYNEEVNIVSSLHNLLKQTYPNFNIIMVDDGSKDSTYAKAKEAFPDHPKLKIFSKVNGGKATALNFGISQTDAEYVVCIDADTKLQQDAVKYLIARFLNSGPEEKIAAVAGNVKVGNTVNWLTRWQAIEYTTSQNFDRLAYAHINAITVIPGAIGAFKRSVVLQVGGYSSDTLAEDCDVTVKILREGYTIANENKAIAVTEAPETVKQFLKQRFRWTYGIMQMFWKQKQTFLNPKYKGLGLWAMPNILLFQYIIPFFSPLADVIMFFGILSGNGSKIFTYYLIFLLVDASLALIAFIMQREKITNLVYIIPQRFGYRWLMYIVLFKSLRKALKGEMQSWGFLKRTGNVKEIAAS
- a CDS encoding M13 family metallopeptidase, which codes for MKKITLSLFLIAGICTQNTMSAQAKTVKTAVNNADKGLDLSLMDTSVRPQDDFYNYVSGTWMKTAKIPSDKPTWGSFNKLAEDTDNNSMTILNSLLKDKFADGSEGKKIQDLYATYMNMEKRNADGIKPIQENLNKIDAIKNMADLQTYLASVTKEGENVFYGWGVDADLKDSKMNAVYLGNASLGLGRDYYQKVNEKNTEAIAEYQKYVASMLKELGYKNADEAAKGIVNYEKSIANTYLTNEQSRDNTLQYNPKTMAELSTLVKGVDLPGYLKKVGVNTDKVIISELGFYKNFDKLVNAQNLPVIKDYLKFHMIHGSASYLSENLGNMKFAFYGKYLRGQQEQRALNKRGFELINGSLGEAFGKLYVEKYFPAEAKAQMVELIDYLKKSFAVHINNLAWMSSTTKEKAMQKLNKFTVKVAYPDKWKDYSKLVILPEAKGGTLYKNLQNIGEWQYNKDLAKIGKPVDKTEWGMTPQTVNAYYNPVNNEIVFPAAILQPPFFNPKADAAVNFGGIGAVIGHEMSHGFDDSGAQFDADGNLVDWWTPEDKANFEKATKALASQYDKYEPVKGTFVNGTFTNGENIADLGGVNIAYDALQMYLKDKGNPGKISGFTQDQRFFLSWATVWRTLSSEKYMINQVKTDPHSPGYFRSFGPLINVDAFYKAFDVKKGDKLYKTPEERIKIW